tcaaaacaaataaaatgcatgtGGAATTTCTTATAACTCAAAGTgcataaatattttacataaaaaaacccaaagctACTTTGAGACTGTTGTGCATGAGACATGATTAATCCAGTGATTAATTATGTCTAGCGTTTACCATTATTCATTTGACAATATCTCCAGCTCTGTTTATTGCATGTATTACTGCACTTTCTGCTTGAGGAAGTGTAATAACATAAACCAACCTTGCTTGATCAGTGAGCTCAGCAAAAGTCTTCATGGCCTCGACTACTTGCGGCTCCCCTGTGGAAAGACAGAGCAACATAAAAAGCAACACATCAACCAATGTGTATTCTCATTTAAGACTCCTTAAAGAACAGAGGGATGTAAATACAAACATGGCAAACATGTTATTCAAAAAAAGTCAGCATATAGAAAACTGGAATTTGTTGCTTTCCGTATCATGTGCTTCTGTTGCCATATAAATATTACTGGTATCAATGTATGTTCAAAAATATCAGAATCAAAACCTCATATTGGTCATACTGTAGTTCCttgttttgagacattttagcAGTGATTGTTGATCTCATGAATCCCAGGAAGCCCATGATGTTTAAATTGAAGAGGGGCAGCCTACCGCTGAGCCAGCGCTGGCGGACGTTGCTGTGGATGCGTCCAGAGTCGCTGGGGTCGCTCAGGTAGGCCAGCCAGAACGATGGAAGGTCACTCATGTCCATAGAAATATAGTTCCCTGagaatgcaaaacacacacactttagaaaagaaaagtatTTATATGATTGCCATACTGTAGCGCTTACACATCTACAGTGTTGTAAATACCATAGCCCTGCTCTTCCATGAGCTTCTTGCTGAAATCCATGTAGACTAATCCTTCATAGACCTGCAAAGGAAAAAGAATCCCTCAGTTGCCGCTACTGCAGGCATAAAATTAAAGATAACCAACATGTTGTGACAGAATCCAGTGCATTTACGTAATGCTGATTCTGTTACTGACCTGCACGACTCTGTCCTGCAGGCCAGCAGTAATGAACAGTTCATCAGTCTCCACGTTGAGGATGAAGTTGGCTCGGATCGGCCTCGGGAGATCCTGGAGTTCACGTAAACagcacattttgtcatttttaatttatgatGTTTTCCACATTAACTGCTTTGTCTCATGTGCATGCTATTCTCTTCCTTATTACTGAAGTTGTTAAGGGTTTTCTACAAGGGCAGATGGtggaagatgaaagaaaagcTTCTCAGAGTTAAACCTGAAGGCTTCAGTGACACATCGTAACAGGGCAAAAAGATCCTCACATTGTCTGTGATGTTGTAGAATTTCATGAGACACTTCAGGGTAGCTGAGACGATGGCACTGCACAAGAGAGGATTGTAAGACGAGAAGATTATTAATTAAGTGTGTAAAAGATAATTTTCATATTAGGTTGGGCTACACAGATAAGAAACCCACAAGAACTAATTACCTGCTTCCAGCGAGGCCCTTcaagaaacagagacaaaaaatgtaaacattagtGTTTTATATTAAGGGTGGCTGCACGTTTGCTTTATGCTTTCACACTTTACACTGTATGTTGAGAAACCAGCGTTCGAGTAGATCCTCACCACTTGCCGAGGAATGTTGGTGTCATACTTCAATGTGAAGTTCTGCTTTGTCAAAGCAATGCTGCAGTGAAGAATACACAGAAGTTGAAGACGTATCAGCAGCGGAAGTGAAGCACATTACAAGGTCAACTGTCAAGTAGTTATCAGGTATCAGGTGATCCTGATATCATTCACAGAGGTTCTTAAAACATCCAGGctcaaaaaaactaaatttaaggCTTTAAAAAGTTAGAAATCTGTCATCTTTTAATATATTCATGGGAAACAATATTGTCTGTCGcattggtccagactgaaatgtctcaacatctGTGGGATGGCTTGCTATGAAATTttatacagatattcatggttcccagagcATGAATtctgctgactttggtgatcctgatttttcctctagcgccaccatgaggttgatgttttatttctttattgaaatatttccCTGCCAAAATAAAAGGCAAGAATAAGTTAAGGTTAAAAGTTCCAAAAAGGATGAAGGTCTAAATCCTCTTTATTTGCAAAATTATTATTGAGCAGCACAACTCAAAACAATAGTGTCATGGATTGTAGAAGCTATAGATTCAATGTGGGAGAGAATGAAACAGAACTTCTGTCTGGTACCATGAGGTTCTCTATCATTCATGAGGTggaaagaatggaaaaaaaaaattaaacttcaTAAATAATGAATGGGTTGAGAAAACATGGAAAGTATGGtctaaaataaagaatgagCTAAAAACTCAATATCAAGAGCTACtaaagtttagtttagttttagtttattaGATCTATTTATATCAAGGACCATgcacaaaattaattaatctcaaacaaagagaaaatatgctttgtaccagatttagctgctagctaatttccatctgtagtccctggCAGGTGatcagaaacaataaaacacagagcaaaaccATCATCCCCACTACAAATATACCaacaacctacacacacacacacaataacacatgtCATAGGAATAAACACACATCAGAacacaaaaatcaaaatattacatatatatatatccaaagatatgaaaacagtaaaaaaatgtcaaaacttcACAGGAGAAAATATGGAAATCTGTGCAGGTTTTCAGACTGACAGAAGCTTATTccatctttaaaagaaaaagcagattgAACAAAGGCAGAACCTCGTTTATGGACGCTACATTCTCCACTTGAAGCAGACCTTGAAGCTCTGCTCATTTGCTCAGAGAGGAACTTGCAACAAATCCAGAATTTTCTCCATCCATCACTGATATTAGCTTTAAGAAATGGAAGGACAGGGTGCTGGTGTATATTGGTCAATTATTTGAAGGACAAATACTGAAATCAGCTTTTCATAAAATGTGAGGAAGAAAAGTTCAAGAAGTTGATTCACACATTCatagtccccagaggatgaactgtaacatctttgatctcctgactttcATCTAACGCCatcatattttgatttatgaccaaatacctgcaaaaaaaCTCATTCCCATCAGCGTCAGCTGCACTCTCTTTAGTGCTAATAAGCAAATATTAACATGCTAAACCAACACTGTGAACATGGTgcacattatacctgctaaacatcaacacacTAGCATTGTCGtagtgagcatgttagcatggtgatgttagcatttagctctagttcagcctcacagagctgctagcatggctatagACTCAGCATGTGATGGAAGCTGGGTATTCTGCACAgtacaacaaaaacatgtctgCCTCTGATGCAAAATACAAACATCCTGTTGCAAGTAAATATTCAAGTTGTGTGTCAAATCCACTGTGTTGGCCTGGAAAGCTGTTATAAGAGTTACTAATCTCACCCTTGTTTGGAGCAGAACTGGTAGAACTTCTTACAGGTGGCCTGCAGCAGCCGGAGGCCTCCAAGGTACCTACAGCGGATGATGAACATagatatgaaaaaaacagaacaagaacaacACTGTCATATATTTAAGGTCATTAAATAATGTGTGCACACCCTTCCTTCCTGCTGATGCAGAAGAGATCTTGCAAGCTTCCAAACTCCGTAGGGTCATTGAGTGGATGAGGGACTAATACCTGGAatataacagaaacacacatgacGTTTTCACAGTTTATTCCTGATGAAGGTGTTTTAGCTTCTGTGTATGcatagaggtgtgtgtgtgcattaccAAAGTCTGGCTCTCCACTAGAGTGACCTCAGCCCAGAAGTTAGAGATGCTCATAGCGATGGTTTTCCCGTTGAAGCCGTCTGATGGATTCCCCATTAATCCAACCCTGTAAGTCATtgttcatttggaaatcaatcaTTACAGCGTCTATCAGGGTGTATTCTAACATTTAAGTCATGAATTAGGAAGGAAAACAGGCACATTTCTGAAAAAGTAAATTCAAATTAAAGTAGAAGGTCAAGCTTTAAGTCTGTGTTTTATAACCTGGCATACGACCGGCACGTGATTGGTTTAGCAGGATTGTCTTGTTGCTTGGTGGAGTAGTGGGTGAGCCACTTGGTGTAGTCTGACAGACCCTGAGATGTCAAGAGAAAACATGTTATTAGAGGTgcaatgaaatgtaaaaactatGACAGAGTTTTATATACAACTCCACTTATCAGCATCCAGTCCCTGTGGGAGGATAGTGTAGTCACCCAACTTGCCCTTAACTAGCAGCAATATGACCAGTATTAAGTAGTCAGGTTCATAGAGTGTAGACCTGTCTAATCTGATGGAGGGTAAATTAGGGACATTTAGGTACAAGTGGCCAGTTTGCAGCTCATGTCACATTACATGATTTCTGGGTAAAGAAgccttttaaatattaaaatatttcagctgTCATCTCTTACTACCACATGCAAAGATGACTGGTGCAGCTAAACACACCCTGCAATACACTTACACTTTACAAGTAGTAGCCcaagtatataaatataaagtatttcTAGATGTAAATTTTGCAAACCAAgggtaaaaataataatggcaAACATTATGAGGCCCTAAAATCATCTCGGAGTTCTCACCAGGTAATGTTGTGTGTGGGAAAATAAAGATGTAACACTGTTGATAACAGGAGATAAAAGTACAAACCACTTGTCCAATGAGCTGGAAGCCAGTGGGAAGCTTCATCCCGAACACATCAAGCTGCTTCTCATTGATGAGCCActcctgaagaagaagaaggagccataaaaataactgtttgttcattttgttttaccatcataatgaaaagcaaagacaaaaataaaatgacataaactTATTGAAgttatttcaacaaaaaaattcCATCAAGGCAGCACTTAGAATCTATTTCCCTCACTGAACTCAACTGTTGTTAAAAACCACTGAGTTAACCACAAGTCACCATATCCAGAAGATTGTTCATGTTTGACGTTGCCTGTATAAAATGAACAGCATATGTTGCTTTCTGTCACTTTACGAACCCAGAATCGTCCGAAGGACCTGTTTCTGGCCTGAGGCAGCACACTGAGGAAGTCAGACAGGTAGGACAGTGTGCCTCTCTGGATGCAGTAAAACACCACGCTGGCCAGTCGCGAGGCTGTCAGCCCTTCCTGTGGTTTCTCCAAGAAGCGAGTTATCCTGATTCATACAACAACACGATCAAAACACCTTTATCAATGAACCTTCAATAACTTCACACAGTGAGGTATTTCTTGTGCATTATGGGACTGAGAGGATAAAACAACTTCTTTCTTCTTACCTATGGTTGTCAGGGCAGACCTCCACGATGCCCCTGGAGCTGCTTTTCTCACCTTCCTCCAGTTCATAGTATATGATCAGCTCTCCAGGctgcaacacagacacaaaagacTGGGCTGGTGCATGTTCCTTAACACTTCACCTCCACAAAAAAAGGCCatggaaaaaatgatttgaCCTGTGGCAAGCCTTTTTCATTCTGGATATTTTCACTTTGCCTGTTTTTGACTTTATGAAACACCTCTTGAGAGGATTTTACATGTTTGATGGATGAAGGCTACTCTTTCGACTTTAGATTGTACAGTTTTATGTCAACAAAAtgattatgtgtgtttgaatataaGCACAAGTTCCTGATGCACATTTGTGTTGTAGTGAATCTCACCTTTGACCTGAAGAAGCGGATAACTTGAGCAATGTCAAAGTTCTGGTCTGAACACAACATGTCCCCTGCAATCTGCTTACACAGAGAAGAAATCCTTAGTGTGCAACAGACACTGattcacttttaacattattCAGCTAGTCAACACAGTCAAATGGAACTGAGCGGTTACATTTATCGTACCACCATGATGTCGTCCTGCAGCTTACGGCTGCGTATGGCCAGCTCCAGGTCAGCCACAGCCCCAAGGCGGTCCTCCAATGTGGTGCTGCcatcatttatcacattttccaCCGGGAAGTCATTAGCTGTCGCCCAGCGCTCATAGTACTTATACCTACCCAGGATGAGAATTGAGCACAACAGAGTAAAAGTGGCTTCACCAACAAAAAGAACCAACAATTCAATGTCAGTGGTGTCTTTCAAGTGTCTGTAGAAGATAATTAAGTTAATATTCTTTGTGTACTCACTTGTCTGCATTAGTGACAAGATACACTTCTGTGAACAACTGTCTCCTGGGGAGAAATCAGACCTGCAATTAGCAGAACTCCACCAAAACAGGATCTGCAAGTGTTACAGTGACTGGGGACAAAACATCATGTTTGGGCCACTTGCCGCTGTTACGCACATGTTGACCGTTTCCCACCAAAAGTCAAGGATCTTCTTTCCTCCAATGCCGGGCAGCAAGGCCTTTGGTACCCCAGTGAGGTGGCTGTACAAGCCTGTGTCATCATTCtgtgtgaggagaggagagatggagaacaCAGCCCCCCTCAAACTAAAAATTACTTAATTAACATACAATACCATGTTAATATATACTGGAACATGATTTGGCTTCAGTCCTCACTGCTTTTTGCTATAATGTTAACGCCCTTTCTAAGTATTACAAATATTACATGTTTTGATTAATACTTCACACATGTAAAATGCTTAATGTAGCTACTAGCAACATTATGTGCATCACCTTGTAGCCATTCAAGTCAAAATTCATCAGAAGTTATTAGTGGACCGTCCCACGTCCCGTTGACGTCACGCCAAACTTAATGAGAGAATCTAGCTCTCTtatgttgtctttcttttatgatGGACATGTATATTTAGCTAACCCATCAAATCAAAAAATAGATTATCTTCAATAATTTGTCATATATATAAATCAACTACTGGCATCGGTTTTCGACCAACTCAAACTCCTGCGATTAGATTTGATCGAAATACACAGTAGGGGACGGTATTTcttttcctaggatggcgaagtcatgacccgccctactctgcctctgattggctagtactcgttgccttcgttgaTTGGGTTGGTCAGGTTTAGACATGAGGAATGAgattggttaggattagggttagaaTATCAAGGCAAGCCAATCAATAGAGGAGTAGGGAGGGTCATGACTTTGCCATCctaggaaaataaaaatgtcgCAAGCCGCGGCCAGTAAGAACCAGCTGGAGTTTGTTCAAACgtgttattttacaaaaaatagtTGTGACTGTTGGACGGGATGTAAACCGCTGACACCAGTTAATCCTTGCAACTCCGTAAATGTCTGAACAGTTGGATTAACAGCTGTATATGCTAGCCAGCAACCAGCGCTGTTTGAGACGTGAAGATTTTACAACAGTGATACTGATGTGAACTCTGCACTGTAGCGACTCACATTATTTCTGCTGCTACATACAGCTGCTTACCTTAATCTGAGCCTCCAACACGGTGCCGTGACCGGCTACCAGCAGTATACAGATCATTAGGGTAACTTCGTGCTGCTGTCCGGCAGGtttctttaaataataaaacagagtGCTGTCAGAGCTGAATTCAACCAGCGCCAATGAGAAGAACTACTTCCGACAAGAACTACAAAATAAAACTTACTCACGACCACCTGAGTTCATCTTCAAGCTACAGTCCAACATactgtgtatatactgtatgctatATCTAATGTATGTAATATGGTCATATCATAATATGCCCATTATATACACTCATGCAAAAAAGCTCTTGTACATCCTTTAACCAGTTTACCAGCTTTAAtaaacacaactgaacacagcagataatttgatttttttttattataaagacATACTACATAGCCTACCTACCATACAATGCTTACCCAGCCCAGTTTATTTAGTTAGTTACATTGTTGCAATGTAATTATTGTCCCCAGTGAGGCTTAATGAAAcgacatacaaaaatacaaatcaaaaGAGCTGAGTTATGAACTGGTTGACAAACTTGGTATCATCTGGTCAAAGTG
This is a stretch of genomic DNA from Thunnus albacares chromosome 6, fThuAlb1.1, whole genome shotgun sequence. It encodes these proteins:
- the LOC122983501 gene encoding glucuronokinase with putative uridyl pyrophosphorylase isoform X3, producing MICILLVAGHGTVLEAQIKNDDTGLYSHLTGVPKALLPGIGGKKILDFWWETVNMRQLFTEVYLVTNADKYKYYERWATANDFPVENVINDGSTTLEDRLGAVADLELAIRSRKLQDDIMVIAGDMLCSDQNFDIAQVIRFFRSKPGELIIYYELEEGEKSSSRGIVEVCPDNHRITRFLEKPQEGLTASRLASVVFYCIQRGTLSYLSDFLSVLPQARNRSFGRFWEWLINEKQLDVFGMKLPTGFQLIGQVGLSDYTKWLTHYSTKQQDNPAKPITCRSYARVGLMGNPSDGFNGKTIAMSISNFWAEVTLVESQTLVLVPHPLNDPTEFGSLQDLFCISRKEGYLGGLRLLQATCKKFYQFCSKQGIALTKQNFTLKYDTNIPRQVGLAGSSAIVSATLKCLMKFYNITDNDLPRPIRANFILNVETDELFITAGLQDRVVQVYEGLVYMDFSKKLMEEQGYGNYISMDMSDLPSFWLAYLSDPSDSGRIHSNVRQRWLSGEPQVVEAMKTFAELTDQARTALQDRDWSRLAQLMDQNFELRRSVYSDDCLGPGNLKMVQLARQFGSAVKLPGSGGAVVGLCVDQTRLVEMRQAFQEAGCVFCVIAPYNPSASNVGGQH
- the LOC122983501 gene encoding glucuronokinase with putative uridyl pyrophosphorylase isoform X4, which encodes MNFDLNGYKNDDTGLYSHLTGVPKALLPGIGGKKILDFWWETVNMRQLFTEVYLVTNADKYKYYERWATANDFPVENVINDGSTTLEDRLGAVADLELAIRSRKLQDDIMVIAGDMLCSDQNFDIAQVIRFFRSKPGELIIYYELEEGEKSSSRGIVEVCPDNHRITRFLEKPQEGLTASRLASVVFYCIQRGTLSYLSDFLSVLPQARNRSFGRFWEWLINEKQLDVFGMKLPTGFQLIGQVGLSDYTKWLTHYSTKQQDNPAKPITCRSYARVGLMGNPSDGFNGKTIAMSISNFWAEVTLVESQTLVLVPHPLNDPTEFGSLQDLFCISRKEGYLGGLRLLQATCKKFYQFCSKQGIALTKQNFTLKYDTNIPRQVGLAGSSAIVSATLKCLMKFYNITDNDLPRPIRANFILNVETDELFITAGLQDRVVQVYEGLVYMDFSKKLMEEQGYGNYISMDMSDLPSFWLAYLSDPSDSGRIHSNVRQRWLSGEPQVVEAMKTFAELTDQARTALQDRDWSRLAQLMDQNFELRRSVYSDDCLGPGNLKMVQLARQFGSAVKLPGSGGAVVGLCVDQTRLVEMRQAFQEAGCVFCVIAPYNPSASNVGGQH
- the LOC122983501 gene encoding glucuronokinase with putative uridyl pyrophosphorylase isoform X5, which translates into the protein MLCSDQNFDIAQVIRFFRSKPGELIIYYELEEGEKSSSRGIVEVCPDNHRITRFLEKPQEGLTASRLASVVFYCIQRGTLSYLSDFLSVLPQARNRSFGRFWEWLINEKQLDVFGMKLPTGFQLIGQVGLSDYTKWLTHYSTKQQDNPAKPITCRSYARVGLMGNPSDGFNGKTIAMSISNFWAEVTLVESQTLVLVPHPLNDPTEFGSLQDLFCISRKEGYLGGLRLLQATCKKFYQFCSKQGIALTKQNFTLKYDTNIPRQVGLAGSSAIVSATLKCLMKFYNITDNDLPRPIRANFILNVETDELFITAGLQDRVVQVYEGLVYMDFSKKLMEEQGYGNYISMDMSDLPSFWLAYLSDPSDSGRIHSNVRQRWLSGEPQVVEAMKTFAELTDQARTALQDRDWSRLAQLMDQNFELRRSVYSDDCLGPGNLKMVQLARQFGSAVKLPGSGGAVVGLCVDQTRLVEMRQAFQEAGCVFCVIAPYNPSASNVGGQH